A region of Candidatus Roizmanbacteria bacterium DNA encodes the following proteins:
- a CDS encoding ribose-phosphate pyrophosphokinase has product MITGITNNLQPTPPNGGPTSYNLTTMLKLFSGTSNQPLSEQVANGLNQSLAKVEVVQFENSEVRVRVEEDVKNDTCVIIQSTSNPTNSNLMELFLMADALRREEARRVIAMIPYFGYARQDIQHRPGECVSANVIIRFLESIGIHKVYTVNLHDEATEGVFDIPFKNISAFPVLAEEIHKYLQVNNIQADPEHVAVISPDQGGIERARKFGEVLFGHSDFNLAVTEKKRDLQHMHESKALNLYGDVKDKTAIIVDDVATSGRTLIHAAEFALEQGATSVIAAIVHRDFAEGTAEKLQNSPLQAFFTTDTIALKEEYRFEKMQEVSISKAIADELKSLPNNTVSQN; this is encoded by the coding sequence ATGATTACTGGAATTACCAATAACCTACAGCCAACTCCGCCAAACGGCGGGCCTACCAGCTACAACCTAACGACCATGCTCAAACTCTTTTCCGGTACATCAAATCAACCCTTATCAGAACAAGTTGCAAATGGGCTCAACCAATCGCTAGCAAAAGTTGAAGTTGTACAGTTTGAGAATTCAGAGGTGCGGGTACGCGTGGAAGAAGACGTCAAAAATGATACCTGTGTTATTATCCAGTCGACATCGAACCCCACCAATTCAAATCTCATGGAACTATTTCTTATGGCTGATGCTCTGAGACGGGAAGAGGCAAGACGTGTTATTGCAATGATCCCATATTTCGGGTATGCCAGACAGGATATCCAGCATCGTCCCGGAGAATGTGTTTCGGCAAATGTTATTATCCGGTTCCTTGAATCTATCGGGATCCACAAAGTCTACACTGTCAATCTGCATGATGAGGCAACTGAAGGAGTATTTGATATTCCGTTTAAAAATATTTCCGCATTTCCCGTACTTGCCGAAGAAATTCATAAATACCTTCAGGTAAACAACATCCAGGCAGATCCCGAGCACGTAGCCGTCATCTCTCCGGATCAGGGGGGAATCGAACGGGCACGAAAATTCGGGGAAGTGTTGTTCGGACATTCTGATTTCAATCTTGCCGTCACGGAAAAGAAACGTGATCTTCAGCATATGCATGAAAGTAAAGCGCTGAATCTCTACGGAGACGTAAAAGACAAGACTGCGATTATCGTTGACGACGTCGCAACATCGGGACGTACTCTCATCCACGCCGCAGAATTTGCCCTGGAACAGGGAGCCACCAGCGTCATTGCCGCAATTGTCCATCGGGATTTTGCAGAAGGAACAGCGGAAAAACTGCAAAACTCACCGCTTCAGGCATTCTTTACGACAGATACGATCGCTCTCAAAGAAGAATATCGTTTTGAAAAAATGCAGGAAGTCAGTATCAGTAAAGCAATCGCCGACGAATTAAAGTCCTTACCAAACAATACCGTCTCCCAGAACTAA
- a CDS encoding YbaB/EbfC family nucleoid-associated protein codes for MFNPLKGLGNLQQLQQQAKKMQEALQKEEVTVEKNGVTITMRGDQKILNVEIDGVMENRVAEAINDAVKKTQELAARKLMEMNQ; via the coding sequence ATGTTTAACCCACTTAAAGGACTCGGAAATCTGCAGCAATTACAACAACAGGCCAAGAAAATGCAGGAAGCCCTTCAGAAAGAAGAAGTAACGGTCGAAAAAAACGGTGTCACCATTACAATGCGGGGAGACCAGAAAATTCTTAATGTCGAAATAGACGGCGTTATGGAAAACCGTGTTGCCGAAGCAATCAATGATGCCGTCAAAAAAACACAGGAACTTGCAGCACGCAAGCTCATGGAAATGAATCAGTAA
- the dnaX gene encoding DNA polymerase III subunit gamma/tau yields the protein MFYLKYRPRTITELDNSQVRPKITNLLSAKDLPHALLFIGPKGMGKTSTARIVAKAVNCLENKFAGKGTSYEPCNSCNNCTTIENGSSPDVVEQDAASNRGIEEVRKLIRESSYAPMTGRYRVYIIDEAHMITPDAFNALLKTLEEPPETVIFILATTNEEKLPNTIISRCVRIPFGRAHKKDIIHMLDRIAEKETVTIPAELKNLIATYSENSFRDAAKMFEELVMQDTLTLEAAQEYLGVRAKGTLLEIMQKGTLAESMQWVDDFIQSGGNVKRAIEDMLSVLHILLLAKSTGKSTETELIYTMREISMLIKLLHEAYNGIRISPIEALPLELVVVEFYNSRNKS from the coding sequence ATGTTTTATCTCAAATACCGACCGCGAACTATCACAGAACTCGACAACTCACAGGTACGACCGAAAATAACAAATCTTCTATCCGCAAAAGATTTACCTCATGCCCTGCTATTTATCGGTCCGAAAGGAATGGGCAAAACCTCAACTGCCCGCATCGTTGCAAAAGCAGTCAACTGTTTGGAGAACAAGTTTGCGGGAAAAGGAACATCGTATGAACCCTGCAACAGCTGCAACAACTGTACTACGATTGAAAACGGAAGCTCACCTGATGTGGTCGAACAGGACGCGGCATCAAACCGAGGTATTGAAGAAGTCAGAAAGCTCATTCGGGAATCATCTTATGCTCCGATGACCGGAAGATACCGTGTCTATATCATCGATGAAGCCCACATGATCACTCCCGACGCTTTCAATGCACTCCTAAAAACCCTGGAAGAACCTCCTGAAACTGTTATCTTTATACTGGCCACAACAAATGAAGAAAAGCTTCCGAATACGATCATCTCACGGTGTGTACGAATTCCTTTCGGTCGGGCACATAAAAAGGACATTATTCACATGCTTGATCGGATTGCAGAAAAGGAAACCGTTACAATTCCCGCAGAACTGAAAAATCTTATTGCTACATATAGCGAAAACTCCTTCAGAGATGCCGCAAAAATGTTTGAAGAGCTTGTGATGCAGGATACTTTGACTCTTGAGGCTGCACAGGAATATCTTGGCGTCCGGGCAAAAGGAACACTTCTGGAAATTATGCAAAAGGGGACACTTGCCGAAAGTATGCAGTGGGTTGACGATTTTATCCAGTCAGGCGGAAATGTCAAACGTGCAATTGAAGATATGCTTAGCGTCCTGCATATCCTACTTCTTGCAAAAAGCACCGGGAAATCAACCGAGACGGAACTCATCTATACCATGAGGGAAATTTCGATGCTTATCAAACTGCTGCACGAGGCATATAACGGAATCAGAATATCTCCGATCGAAGCTCTCCCCCTTGAACTCGTTGTGGTAGAATTTTATAATAGTCGAAATAAATCATAA
- a CDS encoding rRNA maturation RNAse YbeY produces MINIYSSSRYKINKNNIETFAQQVLDRYHVDSASVLNVAFVGKRKMKQVALTYKNEDVALPVLSFAYINDPENTTENIIGEVVICYPQAILLAAEREKKVEAMMHQLIEHGIQNIFSK; encoded by the coding sequence ATGATCAATATTTATAGTTCTTCCCGATACAAAATCAACAAAAACAACATTGAAACATTTGCCCAGCAAGTACTGGACAGATATCATGTGGACTCAGCATCCGTACTGAATGTTGCTTTTGTCGGAAAAAGAAAAATGAAGCAGGTCGCACTCACGTATAAAAACGAGGATGTGGCATTGCCGGTCCTTTCGTTTGCCTACATCAACGATCCCGAAAATACGACGGAGAATATAATCGGAGAAGTGGTGATATGTTATCCGCAGGCGATTCTTCTTGCGGCAGAACGTGAAAAGAAGGTTGAGGCAATGATGCATCAGCTTATCGAACACGGAATACAGAATATTTTCAGTAAATAG
- the rpsU gene encoding 30S ribosomal protein S21 → MVVVKKKKGESKDSMFRKFTRMFIQEDIVDEVRSRMYYKRPSQERKEQEKERSKKRHRKS, encoded by the coding sequence ATGGTTGTAGTTAAGAAAAAGAAAGGCGAATCAAAAGACAGTATGTTCCGCAAATTCACCCGTATGTTTATCCAAGAAGATATCGTCGATGAAGTGCGCTCACGAATGTACTATAAGAGACCTTCTCAGGAACGTAAAGAACAGGAAAAAGAACGGTCAAAAAAAAGACATCGAAAGAGTTAA
- a CDS encoding chromate resistance protein codes for MSKLIVTHMSPDLDAITSSWLIKRYLPGWDEAEHAFVPAGETYEGMKPDENPDIIHVDTGLGRFDHHQFSEELSATKRVFDYLAEEGYIKERDLEALEQMTNFVTTIDNFGEVRFPDPTDVKYTFCLHEFIYPLRGQLTSDHEIMSMVMLILDSILFTVKNNLKAEGEIKEGVILKTPWGKTLVMETKNEAAVKYALKKGYEMVVRRDPENNTLRIKTQPDPKYNLTSLYEKMLEVDGKATWFLHASKHMLLNGSSKNPNSIPSSLTVQQMIAILKKM; via the coding sequence ATGTCTAAACTTATAGTCACCCATATGTCTCCTGATTTAGATGCCATAACGTCTTCATGGCTCATCAAAAGATATTTACCGGGATGGGATGAAGCAGAGCATGCATTTGTGCCGGCAGGGGAGACTTATGAGGGCATGAAACCTGATGAGAATCCTGATATTATTCATGTTGATACAGGACTGGGGAGGTTTGACCATCATCAATTCAGTGAAGAACTGTCGGCTACCAAACGGGTCTTTGATTATCTTGCTGAAGAAGGTTATATAAAAGAACGGGATCTTGAAGCACTGGAGCAAATGACAAACTTCGTGACGACGATTGATAATTTCGGTGAAGTCCGATTTCCGGATCCGACAGATGTGAAGTATACGTTCTGTCTCCATGAGTTCATTTATCCGCTCCGCGGCCAACTGACCAGTGATCATGAAATCATGAGCATGGTCATGCTCATCCTGGACAGTATTTTGTTTACCGTCAAAAACAATCTGAAAGCGGAAGGAGAGATAAAGGAAGGCGTAATACTGAAAACCCCTTGGGGGAAAACTCTTGTCATGGAAACGAAAAATGAAGCCGCCGTCAAATATGCCCTCAAAAAAGGATATGAAATGGTTGTCCGCCGTGACCCCGAAAATAATACACTGAGGATAAAAACTCAGCCCGATCCGAAATACAACCTTACATCGCTCTACGAAAAGATGCTTGAAGTCGACGGAAAAGCAACTTGGTTTCTGCATGCGTCGAAACATATGCTTCTCAACGGATCTTCGAAAAATCCAAACAGCATTCCTTCTTCTCTCACTGTACAGCAGATGATTGCAATACTCAAAAAGATGTAA
- a CDS encoding DUF4342 domain-containing protein, giving the protein MPKKKTTKKQVTETVKVTGELVVETVKDLIHQGNIRKITIKDEKGKKIFDFPLTFGIIGALISAPLAILATLLVLAKEYTITVVREEEV; this is encoded by the coding sequence ATGCCGAAGAAAAAAACAACAAAAAAACAGGTCACGGAAACGGTAAAAGTTACCGGAGAACTGGTTGTCGAAACAGTAAAGGATCTTATTCATCAGGGAAATATCCGAAAAATTACCATTAAAGACGAGAAAGGAAAAAAGATATTTGACTTTCCGTTGACGTTCGGTATCATCGGAGCACTTATATCAGCACCTCTTGCGATCCTTGCAACTCTACTGGTTTTAGCAAAAGAATACACCATCACCGTCGTCCGGGAGGAAGAAGTCTAG
- a CDS encoding cytidylate kinase family protein, whose protein sequence is MNLKYRNITISGGVAVGKNTLHNALKPYLEPLGWTFTSGGQLLRDFAKEYVQPLASLAPDEFHHQLDDRTKNLLEKGNIAIEAWLAGFMARDRKDTLRILLTCNNDALRIDRVANRDNVTIEQAKQYIREREEGNFKEWKRIYGDYNFFSPEYYHVIIDTYSSGPNETVGKVLDKLGYINRKDK, encoded by the coding sequence ATGAACCTTAAATATCGAAATATAACCATTTCAGGAGGCGTTGCAGTAGGAAAAAATACCTTGCACAATGCTCTGAAACCGTATCTTGAACCGTTGGGATGGACCTTCACATCTGGAGGTCAACTTCTTCGGGATTTTGCAAAGGAATACGTACAGCCTTTGGCAAGTCTTGCTCCTGACGAATTTCATCACCAGCTCGATGACAGGACTAAAAATCTGCTTGAAAAAGGAAATATCGCTATTGAAGCCTGGCTCGCCGGTTTTATGGCACGGGATCGCAAAGATACACTCAGGATTCTTCTGACATGTAACAACGATGCTTTACGGATTGACCGTGTCGCAAACCGAGACAATGTCACGATTGAACAGGCTAAACAGTATATCAGAGAGCGAGAAGAAGGGAATTTTAAGGAATGGAAACGCATTTACGGGGATTATAATTTTTTTAGTCCTGAATACTATCACGTGATTATTGACACGTATTCGTCAGGACCGAATGAAACAGTCGGGAAAGTGCTCGACAAACTGGGATATATCAACAGAAAGGACAAATAA
- a CDS encoding site-2 protease family protein, whose translation MLTALTFIVILVVLVLIHEFGHYYAAKKTGVYVEEFGFGFPPRVIGKKIGETLYSINLLPIGGFVKLFGEEYHESTEKVEDKKIPKNRAFVNKKPWQKTIIITAGVIMNFLLGWALISYLLTSGIPSPTGVAIEEVQPNSPAMEAGLQKGDRFVSIKHNDTKKDIVLTGDLINNANKYAGDTVEVTVERKGEQETVFIVPRKNPPKGQGTMGVVITQLVETKKYPWYTAPYYGLIEAASMTKMITVELLKIPASLISKTAPDVEFSGPIGIAKVVGEARQYGINALLQITALLSLNLAVINILPFPALDGGRLVFVLYEWVTGRKSNQNLEKYLNLIGIIILLGLSLLITIFDIQKFWG comes from the coding sequence ATGCTTACCGCTTTAACCTTTATTGTTATCCTCGTTGTTCTTGTCCTGATTCATGAGTTCGGACATTATTATGCAGCAAAAAAAACCGGTGTTTATGTTGAAGAATTCGGTTTCGGATTTCCGCCCCGCGTGATTGGTAAAAAAATCGGAGAGACTCTTTACAGTATCAATTTGCTCCCGATCGGCGGATTCGTAAAATTATTCGGAGAGGAGTATCACGAATCGACGGAGAAAGTGGAGGACAAAAAAATCCCGAAAAACCGGGCATTTGTAAACAAAAAACCCTGGCAGAAAACGATCATCATTACGGCCGGTGTAATCATGAATTTCCTTTTGGGATGGGCACTCATTTCCTATCTTCTGACAAGCGGTATTCCTTCACCGACAGGTGTCGCGATTGAGGAAGTCCAACCCAATAGTCCGGCCATGGAAGCCGGACTGCAGAAAGGTGACCGTTTTGTGAGCATAAAACATAATGATACAAAAAAAGACATTGTTTTGACCGGCGACCTAATCAATAATGCCAATAAATATGCCGGCGATACGGTCGAAGTTACGGTGGAACGAAAAGGAGAACAGGAAACCGTCTTTATTGTTCCCCGCAAAAATCCCCCGAAAGGTCAGGGAACCATGGGAGTTGTTATCACTCAGCTTGTAGAAACCAAGAAATACCCTTGGTACACGGCACCTTATTACGGACTTATTGAAGCTGCCAGCATGACGAAAATGATTACGGTGGAACTGTTGAAAATTCCGGCTTCACTGATCTCGAAGACAGCTCCTGATGTCGAATTCTCCGGTCCGATTGGCATTGCAAAAGTCGTTGGTGAAGCACGTCAGTATGGCATAAATGCACTGCTCCAGATTACTGCACTTTTATCATTAAATTTAGCCGTGATCAATATTCTGCCGTTCCCTGCACTCGACGGCGGAAGACTGGTATTCGTTCTGTACGAATGGGTAACGGGAAGAAAATCAAATCAGAATCTGGAAAAATATTTGAATCTGATCGGTATCATCATACTTCTCGGTCTCAGTCTTCTGATTACGATTTTTGATATCCAAAAATTCTGGGGATAA
- the frr gene encoding ribosome recycling factor, with amino-acid sequence MNDFTQEFKTNIQKHIQKLRDELRGIRTGRAHTGMVEGLPVEAYGGSMKMKLQELASLTTEGTDAIIIMPFDPSTVQDIEKAILASPLGITPKTEGNRITVRVPALSEEQRMKYMKLVSQMIEDTKNAIRRERESIRKDIKAMFDIKELTEDDKYRLEKDIDAETAKSNEELQTVKEKKEQEIMAV; translated from the coding sequence ATGAACGATTTTACGCAAGAATTCAAAACCAACATTCAGAAACACATTCAAAAACTTCGTGATGAACTTCGCGGTATCCGTACCGGACGTGCTCACACAGGAATGGTCGAGGGACTGCCTGTAGAAGCATACGGAGGATCCATGAAAATGAAACTCCAGGAACTGGCATCACTGACCACTGAAGGCACCGATGCAATCATCATCATGCCCTTTGATCCGTCGACAGTACAGGATATTGAAAAAGCAATCCTGGCATCTCCCCTGGGAATCACCCCTAAAACGGAAGGCAACCGGATCACAGTCCGCGTACCGGCACTTTCTGAAGAACAGAGAATGAAATATATGAAACTCGTGTCTCAGATGATTGAAGATACGAAAAATGCAATCAGACGGGAACGTGAAAGCATCCGTAAAGATATTAAAGCCATGTTTGATATAAAGGAGCTCACTGAAGATGACAAATACCGATTGGAAAAAGATATTGACGCTGAAACTGCAAAATCGAACGAAGAACTTCAAACCGTCAAAGAAAAGAAAGAACAGGAGATCATGGCAGTCTAA
- a CDS encoding elongation factor Ts, which produces MIDYQKLKQLRADTKVSFSLCKKALEEMDNDMEKAKAKLKEWGIKKAEGKSDREIKAGGIYSYVHHNHLVAAMLELGCETDFVSGNDDFKKLGSELAMQVASVPAKDVEELLKQDYIREAGKTVDDMIKEAILKFGENIRIARFQRWELGE; this is translated from the coding sequence ATGATTGATTATCAAAAACTCAAACAACTTCGTGCCGATACAAAAGTTTCTTTTTCACTGTGCAAAAAAGCACTGGAAGAAATGGATAACGATATGGAAAAGGCAAAAGCAAAGTTGAAAGAGTGGGGAATCAAAAAAGCGGAAGGTAAATCAGACCGCGAAATCAAAGCAGGAGGAATTTATTCATACGTCCATCACAATCATCTTGTTGCTGCAATGCTTGAGCTCGGTTGTGAAACAGATTTCGTATCGGGGAATGATGACTTCAAAAAACTCGGGAGCGAACTTGCCATGCAGGTTGCTTCAGTTCCCGCAAAAGACGTTGAAGAACTTCTGAAGCAGGACTACATCCGTGAAGCGGGAAAAACCGTCGATGACATGATAAAGGAAGCAATCCTCAAATTCGGTGAAAACATCCGTATCGCACGATTTCAGCGATGGGAACTGGGCGAGTAA
- the rpsB gene encoding 30S ribosomal protein S2: protein MMNQTQLKEVEKLFELGAHLGHKKSRLHPKAKKNVYQIINGTTVIDLTTTVEQLEKAKKYLSNAAKENKTILVVGTKKTAASFLREYCAANNVPFVATKWLPGLLTNFKTIMQNVKKLSDFKAQVAGEDGTTKLVKHEKTQMQKQISKLEKLYGGFANLNVRPDIILIVDTKKEKNAVKEAQMYNIPVVAIVDTNSNPEDINYPVLANDDAAEVVEYLLKSMLDAYVSSVEKAESKESKEIKSK from the coding sequence ATGATGAACCAAACACAACTCAAGGAAGTCGAAAAGTTATTTGAACTCGGAGCACATCTGGGTCATAAAAAAAGCAGACTTCATCCGAAAGCTAAAAAAAATGTCTACCAGATCATCAACGGTACAACCGTCATTGATCTCACAACTACAGTAGAGCAGCTTGAAAAAGCAAAAAAATATCTTTCAAACGCAGCTAAAGAAAATAAAACCATTCTCGTTGTCGGTACCAAAAAGACCGCAGCATCATTTTTAAGAGAATACTGTGCAGCCAACAATGTTCCGTTCGTCGCAACAAAATGGCTTCCGGGACTTCTCACCAACTTCAAGACCATCATGCAGAACGTCAAAAAGCTGAGTGACTTCAAAGCACAGGTCGCAGGTGAAGACGGAACAACTAAACTCGTCAAGCATGAAAAAACACAGATGCAAAAACAAATTTCCAAACTGGAAAAACTCTACGGAGGTTTCGCAAATCTGAATGTCCGACCTGATATTATTCTTATCGTCGACACAAAGAAAGAAAAAAATGCAGTAAAAGAAGCACAGATGTACAACATTCCCGTTGTCGCTATCGTTGATACCAACTCCAATCCGGAAGACATCAACTATCCGGTGCTTGCAAATGACGATGCAGCTGAAGTCGTCGAATATTTACTCAAAAGCATGCTTGATGCCTATGTCTCATCGGTCGAGAAAGCGGAAAGCAAAGAAAGTAAAGAAATCAAGAGTAAATAA
- a CDS encoding UTP--glucose-1-phosphate uridylyltransferase, which yields MKITKAVIPAAGFGTRFLPQTKAMPKEMLPIVDKPVIQYVVEELVEAGITDIIIVTGYHKRTIEDHFDIPSRELIENLKLGGEKKKHYLDEVQAISDLANFIYVRQKGPYGNGTPLLNVRHIVGNEPFIYTWSDDFISASPSRFKQLIEAFNKYQSTCLASVRVTQDEDYDRYGFTGGTEVEEGVMDVSEIIEKPGKDNAPSNLANVSGFIFTPDIFNYLESALESLKEGEELYYNDALKKMLSDSKKIYAIEIKNGKYYDTGNKMQYLKTVVDFALRHPELNGEFRDYLKSIIT from the coding sequence ATGAAAATCACAAAAGCAGTTATTCCTGCAGCAGGTTTCGGTACACGTTTTCTACCGCAGACAAAAGCGATGCCGAAAGAAATGCTGCCGATTGTTGACAAACCTGTCATACAATACGTGGTAGAAGAACTTGTCGAAGCAGGCATTACTGATATTATTATCGTCACCGGATACCACAAACGCACGATCGAAGATCATTTCGATATCCCGAGCCGTGAACTTATTGAAAATCTGAAACTCGGTGGAGAAAAGAAAAAACACTATCTTGATGAAGTACAGGCTATCAGTGATCTGGCCAATTTTATTTATGTCCGACAAAAAGGACCCTACGGAAACGGTACTCCGCTTCTGAATGTCCGGCATATTGTCGGCAACGAACCGTTTATCTACACGTGGAGTGACGACTTTATTTCTGCATCACCCTCACGATTCAAGCAGCTGATCGAAGCTTTCAACAAATATCAGTCCACCTGTCTTGCCAGTGTCCGTGTCACTCAGGATGAGGATTATGACCGATACGGATTCACCGGAGGCACCGAAGTCGAAGAAGGCGTCATGGACGTTTCTGAGATCATTGAAAAACCGGGTAAAGACAATGCTCCTTCCAATCTGGCAAACGTATCAGGCTTTATTTTTACACCTGATATTTTCAACTATCTGGAAAGCGCTTTGGAGTCACTGAAGGAAGGAGAAGAGCTGTACTACAATGATGCACTGAAGAAAATGCTTTCAGACAGTAAAAAGATTTATGCGATCGAGATCAAAAACGGAAAGTACTATGATACGGGCAACAAAATGCAGTATCTCAAAACCGTTGTTGATTTTGCCCTCCGTCATCCGGAATTAAACGGGGAGTTCAGAGATTACCTTAAGTCAATTATTACTTAA
- a CDS encoding Ig-like domain-containing protein, with product MDKKLIGLSTLFVIAFLVFTGYVFFSGSFNVLTRASVENTNPSEQNSLIFAWPLSVAADGQSTSEVTVFVRNIDGKGLEGKQVTLTSSVGSFQTGSAVTDTDGKALFQLSSSSPGVAEIDAMVDNKKLLRKITVEFK from the coding sequence ATGGATAAAAAACTTATCGGTCTGTCAACACTGTTTGTAATCGCGTTTCTCGTCTTTACGGGCTACGTATTTTTCAGTGGTTCCTTCAATGTCCTCACCCGCGCGTCAGTAGAAAATACCAACCCCTCAGAGCAAAATTCCCTTATTTTTGCATGGCCTCTCTCAGTCGCTGCTGACGGACAAAGTACGAGTGAAGTGACTGTTTTTGTAAGAAATATCGACGGTAAGGGGCTTGAGGGTAAACAAGTAACTTTAACTTCATCCGTGGGCTCATTTCAGACAGGATCAGCCGTCACTGATACTGACGGAAAAGCCCTCTTCCAACTTTCCTCTTCATCACCTGGGGTTGCAGAAATCGACGCCATGGTTGATAATAAGAAACTTTTACGCAAAATAACAGTTGAATTCAAATAA
- a CDS encoding thymidylate kinase, translating to MNDRSQGKLIVFEGGDGSGKGTQSKLLIEYLNSRNIPYAYLDFPQYDSFYGKIVAQFLRGEFGNLEEVSPYLAALTFALDRYAVKEDILNKLNEGNIIVANRYVTSNIAHQGSKFTNDTERNTFIKWVEDLEYGYHGLPHEDLVIYLRMPSDISADLTKQKGERSYLGDKTDIQEEDENYRTVTHDMYTALAERSDHWIIIDCMKHGTIRSKEDIHTEVIEVLQNRNIIPGKA from the coding sequence ATGAATGATAGATCACAAGGTAAATTAATCGTCTTTGAAGGGGGAGACGGTTCAGGAAAAGGTACTCAGTCTAAGCTTCTCATCGAGTATCTGAACAGCCGTAACATTCCTTATGCGTATCTTGATTTTCCTCAATATGACAGTTTTTACGGAAAAATCGTGGCACAGTTTTTGCGCGGAGAATTCGGAAATCTTGAGGAAGTCTCACCATATCTTGCCGCACTGACATTTGCCCTTGACCGATATGCGGTAAAAGAAGATATCCTGAATAAACTGAATGAAGGTAATATCATCGTTGCAAACCGCTACGTCACATCTAATATCGCTCATCAAGGCAGTAAATTTACAAATGATACGGAACGCAATACATTTATCAAATGGGTAGAAGATCTTGAATACGGTTATCACGGATTGCCGCATGAAGATCTGGTTATTTACCTTAGGATGCCGTCAGATATTTCTGCAGATCTTACCAAACAGAAAGGGGAGCGAAGCTACCTCGGCGACAAAACGGATATTCAGGAAGAAGACGAAAATTACCGCACCGTGACGCACGATATGTATACCGCACTGGCAGAGCGGTCTGATCATTGGATTATCATTGACTGCATGAAACATGGTACAATACGAAGTAAGGAAGATATTCACACTGAAGTAATTGAAGTATTGCAGAACAGAAATATCATCCCGGGTAAGGCCTAA
- a CDS encoding HAD hydrolase-like protein, whose product MAQKYSTLIFDFDGTVADSMGVLFRVYSSLQERFDLRPLTGPDIEKMRGMTPQQVLSFLNISLFKLPRLLLNGRAKYKDFLSDVEPIPGIPYVLIELSKKYQMHVLTSNEQDIVLSFLLEHQLSCFDTVMSERNIFGKDAALKKMLKQLGKRNKEVLYLGDEVRDIHGCQKAGIDVAAVTWGLNTEEILYEAKPTYLIKSPDELLTLL is encoded by the coding sequence ATGGCACAAAAATACTCAACTCTCATTTTCGACTTTGACGGGACTGTAGCAGACAGTATGGGTGTTTTGTTCAGAGTCTATTCAAGTCTTCAGGAACGTTTTGACCTGCGCCCGCTCACCGGACCTGATATTGAGAAAATGCGCGGAATGACGCCGCAGCAGGTACTTTCTTTTCTGAATATATCATTGTTCAAGTTGCCCCGGCTACTCCTGAACGGCAGAGCAAAATACAAGGATTTTCTATCGGATGTTGAGCCGATCCCGGGTATTCCTTATGTTCTGATTGAGCTGTCAAAAAAGTATCAGATGCATGTTTTGACCTCAAATGAACAGGATATTGTCCTTTCGTTTTTACTTGAACATCAATTAAGCTGTTTTGATACGGTGATGAGCGAACGGAATATTTTCGGAAAAGATGCTGCTCTGAAAAAAATGCTGAAACAGCTCGGCAAACGGAACAAGGAAGTCCTGTATCTCGGTGATGAGGTCCGCGATATTCACGGCTGTCAGAAGGCGGGTATTGATGTGGCTGCGGTGACATGGGGTTTGAATACGGAGGAAATCCTGTATGAGGCGAAACCGACATATCTTATAAAGAGCCCTGATGAACTGTTAACATTGCTGTGA